A single genomic interval of Spirosoma taeanense harbors:
- a CDS encoding alkaline phosphatase family protein: protein MMSPIQKGLLVGVLTVITVSVNSSALAQERQRKAIFVIVDGIPADVIQTASVPNLRAIAQQGRYLRAHVGGEKGAYSQTPTISAVGYNSLLTGTWVNKHNVWDNAIKSPNYHYPTIFRLFKTQYPTRTTAVFSSWTDNRTRLLGEGLAQTSHFKLDYHFDGYELDTVRFPQDPEKQYMHRIDEQVVSDAANLIRRQGPDLSWVYLEFTDDMGHRYGDSEPFRAAVEMMDGQIGRLWAAIQYRQQHFPEDWLLLVTTDHGRDEQTGKNHGGQSPRQRNTWLVTNYANVNAYARATQPGIVDIMPTLASFLNVTLPNDVAQELDGTSLIGPVSIMDLAVNYVQDKLDITWQSLEPGETVKIWVTSTNQFETGGTDQYHLLGEVPLGQEWAVVDVSQLPSTFYKVVLEGPANRVNRWVVLEKPKQE, encoded by the coding sequence ATGATGTCTCCAATACAGAAAGGCTTACTTGTAGGCGTATTGACCGTAATAACCGTATCCGTCAACTCTTCCGCCCTAGCGCAGGAGCGACAGCGTAAAGCTATTTTCGTTATTGTTGATGGTATCCCCGCCGATGTTATCCAAACCGCAAGCGTGCCCAATCTGCGGGCCATCGCTCAGCAGGGCCGGTATCTGCGGGCGCACGTTGGTGGTGAGAAAGGCGCCTACTCCCAGACGCCGACTATTTCGGCCGTTGGCTACAACAGTCTGCTGACGGGTACGTGGGTTAACAAACACAACGTATGGGACAACGCCATCAAGTCACCGAACTACCACTACCCCACGATTTTTCGGCTGTTCAAAACCCAGTATCCCACTCGAACGACCGCCGTCTTCTCCAGCTGGACCGATAACCGAACCAGGCTGCTGGGCGAAGGACTGGCGCAAACCAGTCATTTTAAACTGGATTATCACTTCGACGGCTATGAGTTGGATACGGTCCGGTTTCCGCAAGATCCGGAGAAACAGTATATGCACCGGATCGATGAGCAGGTCGTTAGTGATGCAGCGAACCTGATTCGTCGGCAGGGGCCGGATTTATCCTGGGTGTACCTCGAATTTACCGATGACATGGGTCACCGCTACGGTGATAGTGAACCCTTCCGGGCGGCTGTCGAAATGATGGATGGGCAGATTGGTCGGTTGTGGGCCGCCATTCAGTATCGGCAGCAGCACTTTCCGGAAGACTGGCTGCTCCTAGTTACGACCGATCACGGCCGCGACGAACAGACCGGCAAAAACCACGGCGGGCAATCGCCCCGGCAGCGGAACACCTGGCTGGTAACGAACTATGCCAACGTAAACGCGTATGCGCGGGCCACGCAGCCGGGGATTGTCGACATCATGCCAACGCTGGCAAGCTTCCTGAACGTAACCCTGCCGAACGATGTCGCGCAGGAACTGGACGGCACGTCGCTGATCGGGCCGGTTTCCATAATGGACCTGGCGGTTAATTACGTTCAGGACAAGCTCGATATTACGTGGCAGTCGCTGGAACCCGGCGAGACGGTGAAAATTTGGGTAACGTCGACCAATCAGTTCGAAACCGGCGGAACAGATCAGTATCACCTGCTGGGCGAGGTGCCCCTTGGTCAGGAGTGGGCCGTTGTTGACGTAAGCCAGCTTCCTTCTACGTTTTATAAAGTGGTGCTGGAAGGACCCGCTAACCGCGTTAACCGGTGGGTTGTACTCGAAAAACCCAAACAGGAGTAG
- a CDS encoding LytR/AlgR family response regulator transcription factor, whose translation MTILLIEDEPLIGKQLRKLVHQLEPTALIDGPLTSVQSVCDYLRTHQPPDLTIADIQLSDGVSFEAFQQTDLNGPIIFTTAYDDYAIRAFKLNSLDYLLKPIEPDELKAALAKFHRWQLSGADFRQQFQDLLSDLTGQRNVRLYKRRFMGHHLRQIVPIPQEQVAYFTRHEVIYLHTVDGQRLITDYNTLDELEELTDPALFFRANRQYLVHIDAIVSYRPLDTGKLLLTLKKPNDPPDLTISKEKAPLFRQWFEE comes from the coding sequence ATGACGATTCTGCTGATTGAAGACGAGCCGCTGATCGGAAAACAGCTCCGTAAACTGGTGCATCAACTGGAGCCAACGGCCCTTATCGATGGGCCATTGACCAGTGTTCAGAGCGTCTGCGACTATCTGCGTACTCACCAGCCGCCCGACCTGACCATCGCCGACATTCAACTATCCGATGGGGTGAGTTTCGAAGCCTTCCAGCAGACGGATCTCAACGGTCCCATCATCTTCACGACGGCCTACGATGATTACGCCATCCGGGCTTTCAAGCTCAACAGTCTGGACTATCTGCTGAAACCGATTGAACCGGATGAGCTGAAAGCGGCCCTGGCCAAGTTTCATCGCTGGCAGCTGAGCGGGGCCGACTTCAGGCAGCAGTTTCAGGACTTGCTCTCGGATTTAACGGGCCAGCGAAACGTCAGACTGTATAAACGTCGGTTTATGGGCCATCATCTCCGACAGATTGTACCCATACCGCAGGAGCAGGTCGCGTATTTTACCCGCCATGAAGTGATCTATCTGCATACAGTGGACGGGCAGCGGCTGATAACTGATTATAACACCCTTGATGAGCTGGAAGAACTGACCGACCCAGCTCTGTTTTTCCGGGCAAACCGTCAGTATCTGGTGCATATTGACGCCATTGTCAGCTACCGGCCGCTTGATACAGGCAAGCTGCTGCTAACGCTTAAAAAACCCAACGACCCACCCGATCTGACTATCAGCAAAGAAAAAGCTCCGCTGTTTCGGCAGTGGTTTGAGGAATGA
- a CDS encoding sensor histidine kinase, with the protein MKIKFNKYVELAFVYVALAGIAGRAWVLPTINWRQQLLLFVLTLILMNVVWAFHYAFNDWLNRHVPFERSARRRILIQLLGGWGVVKTLMILSGLLIVDQILPALALSINRLTLIALSTGIFLANVVISLGFIAHYLFKRWQENVLRAARLEKEKSQVQYDNLKNQLNPHFLFNSLSSLDSLIDENPVLARQFLRQLSKVFRYVLQNKDKELVSLETELAFVDNYVSLLKTRFDGTLNVSFQIAEDALDKSIVPVTLQVLIENAIKHNVINEAHPLEICAATDDAYLNVENRVQRKRQVETSNQQGLTNLRLLYSYLSQQPVEVLDDGDRFRVRVPLL; encoded by the coding sequence ATGAAAATAAAATTCAATAAATACGTCGAACTGGCCTTCGTTTACGTCGCTCTGGCGGGTATCGCTGGCCGGGCCTGGGTTCTGCCGACCATCAACTGGAGGCAGCAACTGCTGCTGTTTGTGCTGACGCTGATTCTGATGAACGTGGTGTGGGCCTTTCACTACGCGTTCAACGACTGGCTGAACCGGCACGTGCCGTTCGAGCGAAGCGCCCGCCGACGCATCCTGATTCAGTTGCTCGGTGGCTGGGGTGTGGTGAAAACGCTGATGATTTTGAGCGGTCTGCTGATTGTCGATCAGATTCTGCCCGCTCTGGCGCTGTCCATAAACCGCCTGACACTCATTGCGCTGAGCACGGGTATCTTTCTGGCCAATGTGGTCATCAGCCTGGGGTTCATTGCTCACTATCTATTCAAGCGCTGGCAGGAGAATGTGCTGCGGGCGGCCCGGCTGGAAAAGGAAAAATCGCAGGTGCAGTACGACAACCTGAAGAATCAGTTAAATCCGCATTTTCTGTTCAACAGCCTGTCGTCGCTCGATAGCCTGATCGACGAAAATCCGGTGCTGGCCCGGCAGTTTCTGCGCCAATTGTCGAAGGTATTCCGGTACGTATTACAGAATAAGGACAAGGAGCTGGTATCTCTCGAAACGGAGCTGGCGTTCGTTGATAATTACGTGTCGCTCCTGAAAACGCGCTTCGACGGCACGCTGAACGTATCGTTTCAGATCGCCGAGGACGCCCTGGACAAATCGATTGTGCCGGTTACGCTCCAGGTGCTAATCGAAAATGCCATCAAGCACAACGTGATCAACGAAGCGCATCCGCTGGAGATCTGCGCGGCTACCGACGATGCCTATCTGAACGTAGAGAATCGGGTTCAACGCAAACGACAGGTCGAAACGTCGAACCAGCAGGGATTGACCAATCTTCGGCTGCTGTATAGCTACCTGAGCCAGCAGCCCGTTGAGGTGCTGGACGACGGCGACCGCTTCCGGGTGCGCGTGCCGCTACTCTAA
- a CDS encoding ABC transporter ATP-binding protein codes for MATVLKASHLSKYFYDPEKFQVLNDVTFEVEQGEFLAIVGKSGCGKSTLLYLLSTMDTDYEGSIELAGTKLVGRSQDFLSHFRNEHLGFVFQFHFLLPEFTTLQNVMLPGLKLGRYPEKEVEERAMEKLRLIGMAEHARKPASKLSGGQQQRVAIARALINDPTIIMGDEPTGNLDKANTENVFSIFRELAGKGQTIIAVTHDPDFAEGCDRIIEMSDGKIIASHENKIQ; via the coding sequence ATGGCTACTGTATTGAAAGCCAGTCACCTGAGCAAGTATTTCTACGACCCCGAGAAGTTTCAGGTCCTGAACGATGTAACCTTCGAGGTAGAGCAGGGTGAGTTTCTGGCGATTGTGGGTAAATCAGGCTGTGGCAAATCGACGCTGCTGTACCTGCTCTCGACCATGGATACCGACTACGAAGGCAGTATTGAACTGGCCGGTACGAAGCTGGTCGGACGCAGTCAGGATTTCCTGTCACACTTCCGGAACGAACACCTGGGGTTTGTGTTTCAGTTTCACTTCTTACTGCCCGAGTTTACGACCCTGCAGAACGTCATGCTGCCGGGGCTAAAGCTGGGGCGGTATCCGGAAAAAGAGGTAGAAGAACGGGCCATGGAAAAACTCAGGCTGATTGGCATGGCCGAGCACGCCCGCAAACCGGCCAGCAAACTGTCGGGTGGGCAGCAGCAACGGGTAGCCATTGCCCGGGCGCTGATCAACGACCCGACGATCATTATGGGCGATGAGCCGACCGGTAATCTGGACAAAGCCAATACCGAGAACGTGTTCAGTATTTTCCGGGAGCTGGCCGGTAAGGGCCAGACCATCATTGCTGTTACGCACGACCCCGATTTTGCCGAGGGCTGCGACCGGATCATTGAAATGTCGGACGGTAAGATCATTGCCAGCCATGAAAATAAAATTCAATAA
- a CDS encoding ABC transporter permease, which translates to MNLRIASQIARTHLLAKKRQTLVAMLGVMFGIAMFITMISFMQGVNQFLEDSALDASPHIRMYNEVNTQRPGLIEQLKPGADKFNVIYHQKPKDEQARLRNGLVIAERIEREPGVLGVSPQVATQVFYNNGPIQISGTVSGVDIDRENRLYNLRSRLKSGSIRALQTNPDGLIMGATLARKLNVRTGDKVAVTTPIGGTRILRVVGTFGFGIGTVDNTKSYADLSTVQEMLQKDPSYITDIHIKMIDPLQAIPVSRRLRATYGYYTEDWATANTAILAGEKIRNVLTYVVSITLLVVAGFGIYNIMNMTVINKIKDIAILKATGFDGKDIVAIFLLQAVFIGLTGGLMGLLVGFVLSSLLSVTPFDAGDFLSIKTFPVIFAVKYYIMGILFGVITTVLAGYFPSRKAAQVDPVSILRG; encoded by the coding sequence ATGAACCTCCGAATCGCTTCCCAGATTGCCCGGACGCACCTGCTGGCCAAGAAACGGCAGACCCTCGTTGCCATGCTGGGGGTGATGTTCGGCATTGCCATGTTCATCACCATGATCTCCTTCATGCAGGGGGTCAACCAGTTTCTGGAGGATTCGGCGCTGGACGCCAGTCCGCACATCCGAATGTATAATGAGGTCAACACCCAGCGGCCGGGGTTGATCGAGCAGTTGAAACCGGGTGCAGACAAGTTCAACGTTATCTATCACCAGAAACCGAAAGATGAGCAGGCCCGGCTCAGAAACGGGCTCGTCATTGCGGAGCGCATCGAGCGCGAACCGGGCGTGCTGGGTGTATCGCCACAGGTGGCCACGCAGGTGTTTTACAACAACGGACCCATCCAGATTTCGGGGACTGTCTCAGGGGTGGATATTGACCGCGAAAACCGGCTGTATAATCTTCGCTCCCGGCTTAAGTCGGGCAGCATCCGGGCGTTGCAGACCAACCCCGACGGCCTGATTATGGGCGCTACGCTGGCCCGGAAGCTCAACGTCCGGACCGGCGACAAAGTGGCCGTAACGACGCCCATTGGCGGAACGCGCATCCTAAGGGTAGTGGGAACGTTCGGGTTCGGCATCGGCACGGTCGATAACACCAAGAGCTACGCCGATCTGTCAACCGTGCAGGAAATGCTCCAGAAAGATCCCAGCTACATTACGGACATCCACATCAAAATGATCGACCCGCTGCAGGCTATTCCGGTCAGCAGGCGGCTGCGGGCTACCTATGGCTACTATACCGAGGACTGGGCAACGGCCAACACGGCGATTCTGGCGGGCGAAAAAATCCGGAACGTGCTAACGTATGTCGTGTCGATTACGCTGCTGGTGGTTGCCGGTTTCGGCATCTACAACATCATGAACATGACCGTCATCAACAAAATCAAAGACATTGCCATTCTGAAAGCCACCGGCTTCGATGGGAAGGACATCGTCGCTATTTTTCTGCTGCAGGCGGTATTCATTGGTTTGACGGGCGGGCTGATGGGGCTGCTGGTTGGGTTCGTGCTGAGTTCACTGCTGTCGGTAACGCCGTTCGATGCGGGCGATTTTCTGAGCATCAAAACGTTTCCGGTAATTTTTGCCGTCAAATATTACATCATGGGGATTCTGTTCGGCGTCATCACAACCGTACTGGCGGGGTATTTCCCCTCCCGAAAGGCCGCGCAGGTGGACCCGGTTTCGATTTTAAGAGGATAA
- a CDS encoding efflux RND transporter periplasmic adaptor subunit yields the protein MRTRLYLMALALAGTACNRGQEGIKPQYRELTEAVYASGSVFPRNEYTVTADADGVLQQRLINEGDSIRRNQLLFVLESATEDARRQAANRAYQLAKSNLSANSPVLSELEAQVRNARVRLSNDSINYARFRELYAQNATSRAELERAELNYTVSRNNLRAQLNSLQRTRNQIQLDVANNRSQLVSSEVAGRNTRIRSFVDGKVYEVYKEPGEIVRPGEQLALVGSGNQLYVKLSVDESDFGRVRTGQEVILKADIYPDKVFRARVSKKYPRLNRSDQSFRVDAEFVGERPASYYGLTVEANIIISQNQRVLTIPKSYVIGTDSVWVEQDGEKKKVRFIKGAENFDLVEVKGGLSEKSVLVSADDL from the coding sequence ATGAGAACCAGACTTTACCTTATGGCGCTGGCCCTGGCTGGCACAGCCTGTAACCGGGGCCAGGAGGGCATTAAGCCCCAGTACAGAGAACTCACCGAAGCGGTCTATGCCTCGGGCAGCGTTTTTCCCCGCAATGAATACACCGTTACGGCCGACGCCGATGGGGTATTGCAGCAGCGGCTCATCAACGAAGGCGACTCCATCCGCCGGAATCAACTCCTGTTCGTGCTGGAGAGCGCTACTGAGGATGCCCGTCGGCAGGCGGCCAACCGGGCGTATCAACTGGCAAAATCAAACCTGAGCGCGAATTCGCCCGTGCTGTCGGAACTCGAAGCGCAGGTGCGGAATGCCCGCGTCCGGCTGAGCAACGACTCCATCAATTACGCTCGTTTTCGGGAATTATACGCGCAAAACGCTACGTCGCGGGCTGAACTGGAGCGCGCCGAACTGAACTATACTGTATCGCGCAATAACCTCCGCGCCCAGCTCAACAGTCTGCAGCGCACCCGCAACCAGATTCAGCTCGACGTAGCCAACAACCGCAGCCAGCTGGTCAGCTCGGAGGTAGCGGGTCGCAACACCCGCATCCGGAGTTTTGTGGATGGGAAAGTTTATGAGGTCTACAAGGAGCCCGGCGAGATTGTCCGGCCGGGTGAGCAACTGGCGCTGGTGGGCAGCGGGAACCAGTTATACGTGAAACTATCCGTCGATGAAAGCGACTTTGGCCGCGTCAGAACGGGGCAGGAGGTAATTCTGAAAGCCGACATCTATCCGGATAAGGTATTCCGGGCGCGCGTCAGCAAGAAGTATCCCCGCCTGAACCGAAGCGATCAGTCATTTCGGGTTGATGCAGAGTTCGTGGGCGAGCGGCCGGCTTCGTATTACGGGCTGACGGTAGAAGCCAATATCATTATCAGTCAGAACCAGCGCGTACTGACGATTCCCAAGTCCTACGTTATCGGCACCGACAGCGTGTGGGTCGAGCAGGACGGCGAAAAGAAAAAAGTCCGGTTTATAAAGGGAGCCGAAAACTTCGACCTCGTTGAAGTGAAAGGCGGATTAAGCGAGAAATCGGTTCTTGTGAGTGCGGATGACTTATGA
- a CDS encoding TolC family protein — translation MNRLLLAGALCLSLAANAQTVVQNVREALALARRSNPDLLSARQNRLAQDQQRVAARAALRPQARVFTNFDYNYALPVQLVPAEFLGGRPGEYRSLRFGLPFFLTAGAEITAPVLNRPARLDLAITDQNLRVIDDQTLVLQDEIATQTARLYHAALLTRSAIGITRRNLLAADTLTQIARQRLDKGLIEPLEYNRIRSIQLTTADVFYQNEVAYVRNVNQLKLLLGLAPADSLVLAEDLATRPVEGLVPAGAALSVQRPQVLLQQAQVELFRLQVNREKLLRWPTLSAYARFSEQAQRNQINFLNPNERWYTIGVTGLQFNLPIYSGGLRTSGLTRARLQLKRAETELAYEQNRQQIDTEDIRNTYNQAVRSLDLNRQNYDLSTQNVQIALVKYRSGLFAYDQYLNVFNEALTAQNRFLNNLSNVFINQTILQIRSGQ, via the coding sequence ATGAATCGGTTGCTATTGGCTGGGGCGTTGTGCCTATCACTGGCGGCAAACGCCCAGACCGTTGTTCAAAACGTGCGGGAAGCGCTGGCGCTGGCCCGACGTAGTAACCCCGACCTGCTGAGTGCCCGTCAGAACCGGCTGGCGCAGGATCAGCAGCGGGTGGCCGCACGGGCGGCTTTACGGCCCCAGGCCAGGGTTTTCACTAATTTCGATTACAACTACGCCCTGCCGGTGCAACTGGTTCCGGCCGAGTTTCTGGGTGGTCGTCCGGGCGAGTACCGGTCGCTGCGGTTCGGGCTGCCGTTTTTTCTGACCGCGGGAGCCGAGATAACCGCCCCCGTGCTGAACCGGCCCGCCCGGCTGGATCTGGCCATCACCGACCAGAATCTAAGGGTCATCGACGATCAGACGCTGGTGCTTCAGGACGAGATTGCCACCCAGACGGCCCGGCTCTATCACGCGGCCCTGTTGACCCGCTCGGCTATCGGCATTACGCGCCGGAATCTGCTGGCGGCCGACACCCTGACCCAGATTGCCCGCCAGCGCCTGGATAAAGGCTTAATTGAACCGCTGGAATATAACCGGATTCGCTCCATCCAACTGACCACCGCCGACGTCTTCTACCAGAATGAGGTTGCCTACGTCCGGAATGTAAACCAGTTAAAGCTCCTGCTCGGGCTGGCTCCGGCCGATAGTCTGGTGCTGGCGGAGGATCTGGCTACCCGGCCGGTTGAGGGGCTGGTTCCGGCCGGGGCGGCTCTGTCGGTGCAGCGGCCGCAGGTGTTGCTGCAGCAGGCGCAGGTCGAACTGTTCCGGCTACAGGTGAACCGTGAGAAGCTGCTGCGCTGGCCGACGCTGTCGGCCTATGCCCGCTTTTCGGAGCAGGCGCAGCGGAATCAGATCAATTTTCTGAACCCGAACGAGCGCTGGTACACCATTGGCGTAACGGGACTGCAGTTCAATCTGCCCATTTATTCGGGTGGTCTGCGAACCAGCGGCCTGACGCGTGCCCGGCTGCAGCTCAAACGAGCCGAGACCGAACTGGCCTACGAGCAGAACCGCCAGCAGATCGACACCGAAGATATTCGAAATACGTATAACCAGGCCGTTCGCTCGCTGGATCTGAACCGCCAGAATTATGACCTCAGCACGCAGAACGTTCAGATCGCATTGGTGAAGTACCGCTCCGGCCTGTTCGCCTACGATCAGTACCTGAACGTGTTCAACGAAGCCCTGACGGCGCAGAACCGGTTCCTCAACAATCTGTCGAACGTCTTTATTAACCAGACCATTTTACAAATCAGAAGCGGTCAGTAA
- a CDS encoding glycoside hydrolase family 53 protein — translation MNKALFLGLALSLLPIGCRTSNPSTTTSTGRITTGQRNQQAQPFAKGADIGWLPQMEASGYVFYNDQGVRQDCFQILKDHGINTIRLRTWVNPSSDSISGHCSKDETVAMAVRARKWGMRVMIDFHYSDSWADPGKQKKPAAWEGHDFPKLLTDVYEYTFEVMTALKAKGVTPEWVQVGNETPGGMIYPEGSTANWAQLAQLINKGYDAIKAVSPQSKVILHLDQGNNRERFRTWFDNARSHGAHYDVIGLSYYPYWLPGNPDYQLSIDDLARNMNELVERYGKEVMVVEVGGEDTKPQNTYDMLVAVQRRVKAVPNNKGLGVIYWEPEGARSWSKYPLSAWGNDGKPTKALDAFLAE, via the coding sequence ATGAACAAAGCCTTATTCCTCGGATTAGCCCTTAGTCTTCTTCCAATCGGATGCCGAACCAGCAACCCGTCTACAACAACCAGCACTGGCCGGATTACAACCGGGCAGCGAAACCAACAGGCGCAGCCCTTTGCTAAAGGAGCCGATATCGGCTGGCTACCCCAAATGGAAGCGTCGGGCTATGTATTTTATAATGACCAGGGCGTCAGGCAGGACTGTTTTCAAATTCTGAAAGATCATGGCATCAACACCATCCGCCTGCGAACCTGGGTTAATCCGTCATCCGACAGCATCAGCGGCCATTGCAGCAAAGACGAAACCGTCGCGATGGCCGTACGCGCCCGGAAATGGGGCATGCGGGTCATGATCGACTTCCATTATAGCGATAGCTGGGCCGATCCCGGAAAACAAAAGAAACCGGCCGCCTGGGAAGGCCACGATTTCCCGAAATTGCTAACGGACGTGTATGAGTATACCTTCGAGGTCATGACCGCGCTCAAAGCCAAAGGGGTTACGCCCGAATGGGTACAGGTGGGCAACGAAACGCCGGGCGGCATGATCTATCCAGAAGGCAGCACGGCCAACTGGGCGCAACTGGCGCAACTGATCAACAAAGGCTACGACGCCATCAAAGCGGTCAGTCCACAGTCAAAGGTGATTCTGCACCTGGATCAGGGCAACAACCGCGAGCGGTTCCGGACCTGGTTTGATAACGCCCGATCGCACGGAGCCCACTACGACGTCATTGGCCTGTCATATTACCCGTACTGGCTACCGGGCAATCCGGACTATCAGCTTTCGATTGATGACCTAGCCCGGAATATGAATGAACTGGTTGAACGGTATGGCAAGGAGGTCATGGTTGTTGAGGTCGGTGGCGAAGACACCAAACCGCAGAACACCTACGACATGCTGGTTGCCGTGCAGCGCAGGGTTAAGGCTGTACCCAATAATAAAGGACTGGGCGTCATTTACTGGGAGCCGGAAGGCGCCAGAAGCTGGAGCAAGTATCCGTTAAGCGCCTGGGGCAATGACGGCAAGCCCACCAAAGCCCTGGATGCGTTTCTGGCGGAGTGA
- a CDS encoding glycosyltransferase family 61 protein produces the protein MINHILVNTKIAVRNALILLVRLVGIRLFNLNQTITFLTDSQRAYEPEYQLSLPDVFDAIDPDKQVFKRPEAVTLPTYAWQYTPRPASAALLPSGCLFAEGQVLCTDYWNYQAIKHRLRPPKRQTVQTDLLVAPFSHQQDMIAFGGYYDYLFLIAAKLCRLQQAMPEVSFADAAVAYPLFGTSYEQEFLTLMGFRPERILDSRQHDVTFTSCLLGSGGDWFYPSPADIRALQMRLTPLVHNPDKKREPTYISRAGRRRVVNEDALVRMLETYGFRIVEDKPRTLAEQLSIYNQASFVIGPHGASFSNILWCEPGTHLFELFAPDYAPPFFLYLAQLLGLRYSAAYQKRPDQNPVNAIEANMRVSIPDLERKLNQVFESDFR, from the coding sequence ATGATAAACCATATCCTTGTAAACACCAAAATAGCCGTTCGTAACGCCTTAATTCTACTGGTCAGATTAGTTGGTATACGGCTTTTCAATCTGAATCAAACCATTACCTTCCTGACCGACAGTCAGCGGGCCTATGAACCGGAGTACCAGCTTTCTCTACCCGATGTGTTTGACGCCATCGACCCGGACAAACAGGTTTTTAAACGTCCTGAAGCGGTTACACTCCCCACTTACGCGTGGCAGTACACCCCCAGACCCGCTAGTGCTGCCCTGCTGCCCAGTGGGTGCCTGTTCGCCGAAGGCCAGGTTCTCTGCACCGACTACTGGAACTACCAGGCGATTAAACACCGGCTTCGGCCACCCAAACGCCAAACGGTTCAGACCGATCTGCTGGTAGCCCCCTTTTCGCATCAGCAGGATATGATTGCGTTTGGCGGTTACTATGATTATCTGTTTCTGATCGCGGCCAAATTGTGCCGCCTGCAACAGGCCATGCCGGAGGTTTCCTTTGCCGATGCGGCTGTTGCCTACCCGCTGTTCGGCACCTCGTATGAGCAGGAGTTTTTGACCCTGATGGGTTTCCGGCCCGAGCGGATTCTGGACAGTCGCCAGCATGACGTAACATTTACAAGCTGCCTGCTGGGCAGTGGTGGAGACTGGTTCTATCCCAGCCCAGCGGATATCCGGGCGCTTCAGATGCGGCTGACTCCGCTGGTTCATAACCCCGATAAGAAACGGGAGCCAACCTATATCAGCCGGGCCGGGCGTCGACGGGTTGTCAACGAAGATGCGCTGGTCCGGATGCTGGAAACGTACGGGTTTAGAATCGTTGAAGACAAGCCGCGCACCCTCGCCGAACAACTGTCGATCTATAACCAGGCCTCGTTTGTGATTGGTCCACATGGCGCGTCGTTCAGCAATATTCTCTGGTGCGAACCGGGCACCCACCTGTTTGAATTGTTCGCTCCCGACTACGCCCCGCCTTTTTTTCTGTACCTCGCGCAACTCCTGGGCCTTCGCTATTCAGCCGCCTACCAGAAACGCCCCGACCAAAACCCGGTTAATGCCATTGAAGCCAACATGCGGGTTTCTATTCCAGATCTTGAACGTAAACTTAACCAGGTGTTTGAGAGCGACTTCCGATAA